tacTTGCCACCCAAAGTGTGATACGAAGAATAGAAAATAAATCGAGTGATATAAGAATTCACGGatccgtgagaatgattgacagctgccttttgaccaatcagtgagcgtcgTTTTCCGAACTGCGGCCCTGCTGTCCACAGCCGCCATCTTTtccccacaaacaaagagagcgtCTGGTTAGATTattactttaagcctctgaattgcgacTCTATATTCCTGCTTATATCCGATTAGGAAATATGGTTCTTCCATGTGCCTGAGGAACGTGTGACGGAGACGAGCGCTATCCAGAGATTTTACTGGCAGGATATCTGGTGCGCTTTCCTACCCCAAAGCATAATTGAGGTAAATGCAAAGAGAGGatttggttgatcgggaagatggaggaatatgtccatacaggtttcaacctgtggctgtaaatcatgttgaatattcagatggttctttggacgggaatgacgccgagtctgacgagcgagctccggtggcgggccgcgagtgagctccggcggcgaGCGACCGGCCGCAAGTGAGCTCCGGTGTCGAGCGACCGGCCGCAAGTGAGCTCTGGTGGCGAGGGAGCTCCAGCGGCTTTCCGTGAGCGAGCTCTGGTGGCCGGCTAAGAGCGAGCTCTGGCGACGGGCCGCGATTGACCTCCGGCAGCGGGATGCGAGGGAGCTCTGGCGGCAGGCCGCAAGTGAGCTTTGGCAGTGGGCCCTTAGAGAGCTCTGGCAGTGGGATGCGAGTGACCTCTGGTAGCGGGCCCCGAGCGAGCTCCGGTGCCGTACCGCGAGCGAGCTCCTGCAGCAAGCGTCCGGCcgcaagcgagctccggcggcaaaCAACCGGCcgcaagcgagctccggcggcgaaCAACCGGCCGCAAGCGAGGTCCGGCAGCGAGGGAGTTACGGTGGCCTtccacgagcgagctccggcgacGTGCCGCAAGGGAGCTTCAGCAGTGGGCCCCAAGTGAGCTCCGGCAGCAGGATGCGAGCGAGCTCTGGTGGCGGGCCGCAAGCGAGCTCCGGCAACAAGCGACCGGGCGCAAGCGAGCTCGGGCAGCGAGGGAGCTCCGGCGGCCTACAACGAGCGAACTCTGGTGGCGGGCTGCGAACGAGCACCGGGGAGCCTTTGTGTACACACTTATGTCTCGCACTTCTGCCTCCGAGTTGTCAGACttcacgtcattcccgtccgaagaaccatccgaatattcaacattatttacagccacaggttaggCTAATGAATCGTTCATAACActttgtctgccattttgatcGGTTAGCTTGGAGTGCTtaacaacagtatctaagtaggcgTGGCTTCGGCGCCCTGCGGGGATCTGTGACTTGTAGGATATGAAGTGGTGCCTCCACAAGTGAAAATGGCCTCAATGTCATTCCAGTGGATAAGGTTTTATTTATAGAGTACTTTTACAAATTTACGGTGACACATTCtctcacaaacacaacaaatgtAAAAGTAAGACAGACGGAGGTGTCCTCTCTTTTCCACACTATGGACTTTATGTgcccgggggagggggggggggtaacccGCCTCTCGATATGGTctagctcacctgtgaccccagtgaggataggCACtctagaaaacggatggatttctcctttaaaggtCACTCACATCGTTCGCCCACACGAGAAGAAAGTGAAACACGTTTCAGAGTCACAACTAGCGTGTTGCCAGCCTGTAGCGGGAATCATGTAACTCCCGCAGGgattaaaataaacaacaggAGCCGCGCTCTTACCTTGAGATGTGATCGCCGCCGGCAGCGTGAGAAAATCCACagacgacacaaaataaaagtaccTCCGACAAAACAAGGCCGGAGCGTCCGCTGAGAGCAAAGAGAGAGCCGCTTGTCTTACCTTTCAGCGGCGTTGTCCGCTTGCCCCCAGCCGGAATGACAACAATGCTTCAATAGTAGGCCCTCGGGTAGCCTCTGCCAGGCAGCTGACGGCACACACCTCATGCCgacaccccccaccctctcgccgaccccccccccccccacgtgttGCCAAAGTGCAACAGGGACAAGCAGTTGTTCAAGTGACAACTAGGACTCACCCCAAGTGCGCCTGAGGTCCCTATCAAGGCGTGAAAATTGCGTCTTAAAGTCCCACTGTcacgaaatggatgatttttgggatgttattcatgaaaaaacggcagccggtatggacccatttggtttttttttcaccacaaaacatgattttgacgtacatggctttttgtaactcctctCGAGGTATTTGTTTTCgacgagaagcaggaagtgacatacagggcagtcgcggactcgtttgtttctattagttttacctccgggaaggtagctcgctgttccttcgtgttagccaaaatgccggctcgttgcgttgctggatattgctcgaacattcgggaggatggatttacctttcaggagtttccaagagacccggttcgttgtgaaaaatggattgcacgggtgcaaaggacgagagcttcgtgggttccaaatgacacgtaggtgtgtatacagctactaaaaaaaataatagttgggttGGAGGGGGAcaaaatcctctcagaacgtaacaaaagatctgcgtccaTAAGTCAgaagtgctaaatgtgtcgatgtgccctttggccggggtggctcatctacgCCGCGCGGAGATGGATTGGACGGCGAGGTGTTTTGGCCACATGCAGGTTgcccgtgatccgcatatcatctaaatatggttcgaaacaatagggtaatattgccccggacacttcactctcttgtgagatgttttcttctttgaaaacaGCTTACatgtcccacagtaggtgggCAGAtgagccgccgccgaagccggGCAGGCTCATACatgctgtctgggagtctgttgttagtcaaaagtgatccgcatatcatctaaatatggctcgaaacaataggggaatattgccccggtcacttcactcgattgtgagatgttctctactttgaaaagagcttctgtgtcagaaggggcgtgttcgtctcccacggAAGGGACCACAGTGTGTTTCCAATGGCGAATgttccagtgtgatgtcacggacagaagatgcagccaatatggcgaccacttggatgtcgaatgacacttccgcaactttgcgcacggatgacgcgctcgccgctcatatttattttttttgtatagatagacattgaagtgaataatattatatgtatttttcatttcaatatctattttagaatgtttatagggatgacacttgggctttaagagcAGCACGTGCCGGTCGGAACACAACGGAACATCTCCTCAGCCAACACGAATCCTAATAGCAGGAAGAAAAATAAGCCCTGAAATCTGGTATATTCACGGTTACACATTCACATTACTCATAACTACGGCGTTCCCTTGGAAATATTATGACTTAATCGAGCGCGGAGCCATCGATGCTAAATCGATGTCACGGGGatgtatttgaagtcgtgcGCGACGTCTCTTTCTTCCTTTTCGCTGAACGTGTCAGCCATGGCGCCGATTGTGAGTAGTCCGGCGACTAAACTAAACTCACCACACGCGGAATTATGATGCGTTTGTTCCCCGCGAGGGTTTAACAATGTAGCCGAGTCTTACGAGCGCCTGTCAGGGGAGTTTTGACACTCTTCGCCGGCTCAGTGTCGCAACTCTTGTCGTAAATGTGATTGCTAACGTTAGCTTAGCCAAAGCTACACGCAGACGGGAAAGGGAAGTGGAATTGGTGGAGCGTTAGCGATGAATAACGTGAAGTAGTTTACGTAGCTCGAGTTTATTTTTGTCAGTCATGTGAACGTAACGCGAAGTCGTTTTGTGTCTCGTCAGAAGAAGCATGTGGTGGTCAAAAAGCCGGGTGGCAAGAGGAAGAAGCAGGTTCTGAAGTTCACGCTGGACTGCACGCACCCCGTGGAGGATGGCATCATGGACGCCAGCAACTTCGTGAGTAGTTCGCGAGGGTATTCGTCGTGTCACAGGTGCCAGTCACCTCTCGCGGTGTCTGGCATCACTAACGGGTTGGAATGCCAAACGGAGAGAAAGCCAAAAGGATTtgcttcttctttggctttttgcaaCACTCATTGAAAACGCTGACTCGCATTGATCGGGATTTGTGTGTCCACAACGGTGGAAGTCCAGATTCCAAGGAGCAACTCATCCTCAAACAGTTTGATCTTGCGCATTCATTTCTTCCCTTATGACTGTAATCCGTTACTAATCGGCTATGTTATCCGTTTGACAATCTCCTTAGATGAGAGGTAAAAATTTGACAGGGTGGAGAGAAACCTTGAATACATTGACCAGGACGGAACAACATGGCCGTCATAAACAATCCTTACACTGTTCAAACTTCTCCGAGTATCCAGATTTACATGTAGCCGTGGATTCCGTTTTGAATTGGGTTAGAAGGCCAAACCGGATAAAAATACTCTGTATAAATGTCTAAGTCAGAATAAAGAGGCTGAAaccaaatgttatttaattTGATTAATTGGTTTAGTAGTGATACTTCATCGTACTTATTACATCTTGTAGGTCTTTTAGTtaatgtgtggaaaaacacgCCCCTTTCTTGAATATGACAtaatgtaatttctcaaaaataatgtgcacatttttcccaacatattttcaaaaagtcaagagagcacattatattttaggtatggatgaaaaataaacacatttacattGTCTAGTTGTTTACCTTGAAACCATGAATTCCTTGATCAAGACGGAACAACATGGTCGTCATAAACAATCCTTGCAAATGTTCAAACTTCTCCAAGTAACTAGATTTACATGAAGCCATGAATTCCGTTTTGAATTGGGTTAGAAGCCCAAACCGGATAAAAATACTCTGTATAAACGTCTTAGAATAAACAGGTTGAAACCAGTTGTAATTTCATCTGATTAATTGGTTTAGTACTGACACTTCATAGTACTTATTATTGTCTTGTAGTCATTCATTGTTTGAAAAACACGACCTTTTCTTGAATatgacatactgtaatttctcaaataatgcgaaaatgtttccaaaactattttcaaaaagttaacacagcgcattatatttaggtatggatgaaaaataaaaaacgcaaTCACATTGTCGAGTTGTATACCTTGAAACTTTGAATACTTTGATCAAGAGGGAACAACATGGGCGTCATAAACAATCCTTGCAACTGTTCAAACCTCTCCAAGTATCTAGATATACATGTAGTCATGAATTGcgttttgaattattattattattattacatcttTTAGTCATTCGttattgtttgaaaaacaaCCTTTTCTTGAATatgacatactgtaatttctcaaataatgcgcacatttttccaaaactattttcaaaaagttaacagAGCAAATTATATTTAGGTgtgggtgaaaaataaaaaatcacatTGAATAGTTgtgtacaggtacatagagtgattaaaaaaaggtataaggcttttttttgacatgatattcaatgtcttatgcttacacatttatatttattacggtaatgtgtgccaccaacctgaactctgacctgcgtgtgtgtgtgtgtgcgcgcggggggggggggtttcattgcatttttacgatcgttagcatgACATGTTTGTTGCTACCGCTCTAAagatcagaaacaactgcccatgagtttgttttaacttaaaccaagacaaaaaatgtcgactacaacggcaagttgtgcagccgcttttaaaagaaatgtggacACTCGTGCCGACGCCGCCGCCAACCAGGACGTAGCGCCGCAGTCAGAAACAAAGATAACTCGCTTCAAGTGGGTATAAAAACggtgtgagctcaaactacgtaatatgaGTTTCatgagtacattaaaaaaaaaaccgggaGAGCGGACACAATTAAAATGttcgcttttttttaaaaatgtgcccattaccctcgtttGTGCGTAGCTTGAGCTCACGTTATTTTGCtcgccacctgacgccatagtcAGGCGGCCGAGAGGCTGCGCTGGGGAACCAAAAACTCTTGGGACTGGACCAAGTGACTAAAGGTAGCTACGagggatatttttcagattggagatgagccacatgttgcttttgaaatcttggccaaggatgtgtaatgtagaggataaactgcactatgcggaaatatttcaagtcaaaaagtgttaaatatttatttaagtctgtaatatgtgttagcaacagtattaataaaatgatatGACATCATTGAGCGTTTATTTTAgtcggttgagggattctgttctgacaaatgcagggaccaggacaagcgtgtcctgtggcctgtcccgagattatattacggctacatcagcacatgcacaatgattattattattaatgattgttgtacagacagtttattgaaaaataatataagtacaaacctaacaaaatgtaaatacagataattcccaatattttcagCATGTGGGTAGCAGCGAATTGGTGGTCCGCATTgtacgttggtagaagggtttttccAGAGTTTTTTAGGTCAACATTGggagtgcgcattatacttgagaaattatggcACATTTCTGTCAATGATAACATTGTTTTGAAGAGCACCTTAACATTTTGACTTCCAgctgaaaagtttttttaatattgtagcTCCACATTTCACGTCGCGTCATTTCCTATCATCGTCTCTCAACCAAAAACAGGAGCGGTTCCTGCAGGAGCGCATCAAAGTCAACGGCAAGGCGGGAAGCCTGGGCGGCGGCGTGGTGTCCATCGAGAGGAGCAAGAGTAAAATTGCGGTCAACTCTGAAGTTCCCTTTTCCAAGAGGTACGCTCCTGTTTATCGCTGAACGAGTAATTTCGAGGGACACAAAATGATGGTGTTGAAAGTCCCCGCTGGTTTACGACTACTCAAATGAGGCCTGCTAATCTGTATGTGTGTACTCTGCTTTAGATGACATATCCATGCACTAATaacatcctgaaatttcaccccaaAGCCCCAGTGTGTGCTAACTTGTCAgtagtgtacagtatttgtgtgcTCCACACCTGCCACGAGAGGGCGACACACACACGTTAGCTTTTTAGCCCTGTCGCTGTCGCCAAACTGCTACAAAATCAGTTTCTTGAATgtcttaatgtttatttttccccttcttcGTTATCTCTTCCAACTGTGCCACACCCCCATTTGGTGTTCTCGTCCCAGGTACCTCAAGTATCTGACCAAGAAGTACCTGAAGAAGAACAACCTGCGGGACTGGCTGCGCGTGGTGGCCAACACCAAGGAGAGCTACGAGCTGCGCTACTTCCAGATCAACCAGgacgacgaggaggaagaggaagactaaagacgACCCCACGTTCAATAAAacgcccacaaaaaaaagacggaaGCGTAAAAAtgggttttgttttaatttcaaatacAGCCGGAAAGCGGTAGAGCGGTCGGAAGTGGTGGCCTTCTTGATCATATTTCCATATTTAGGTTATGTAATCTACCCCAGCGGGGGGCAGAATATTAGAGACAGCGATCTAGGATGTGATTCAGATGGACAAACGACAACTACAATAATGAAATGTTGAATTAATACGTCAAGACtgagcgtgatttttttttttatttatacacacacacacacacacatatatatatatatatatataatatatatatatatatatatatatatatattttttaagcgTGATCAGGAAGCAGAGGGAAATGGTAAGGAGAAACATGTTCAAGAAATTGAATGCCTTGGAAAATACGTTCAATTTTTtggcagggtttttttttgtgactttaactcaaacaatatttcaaaacattttcaccaGTACAGTGATAATTACAATGCAATATCCATAagttattttacacatttttgttgttgttgcaagtaCAGTAATATAGTAATGCCACCAATAACACTACTTCAAAATTACAACTACATCTCATGTATGTATATTCGggggtgttttctttttttacccaaaTTAATAATTTTGCAATGTTTCTGCGCATGTACATTATGGATACTAATGCCCTTAAAATTTAACTGTACATTTGAAAGTGACAAAACTAATAGTATGAAACACTTAAAAATGTTATCTTAAAAGTAATTtgcaatattttatattttcattttgccgcaatgaaaatatatatatttttgcaagtAGCAATGGGAATTATAATGCTCACCAACAACACTAAAACATCTTGAATGGAGATTAAACTGCCTATATTTTCCAAGTTGCGATGAAAATTaaaaggttaaaaataaaaacttgaggtgcatttaaaatggatttaacGGCTATTTGTGTATTCGTGATTAAAAACGTTTAAATCTTGAAAAGGAATATTAAATGAAATAGTGTGCATGGGGGACCCCGTGTTGATGCTGAAGTAACCATAGCAACCACGGAGCTTGTCTCCTTGGGCAGCGTTCACTTCGGCCGCATTTGGAAAACCTCCAAAAATTGGAATAATCATAACTGGAACGTCCTCGACCTATCAGGAATTTATTAGCATCCATATATGGTTGCAAGATTAGTCGTGTCTTGGATTTTGTgggtgcgtgtctgtgtgtgtgtcggctCGAAGGGGGAGGGGCTTCTTTTTTTGAGTCCGCAGCAGAGAAGTTTGGCGCTCAATTGTGCGGACGCCTGGCGGGAaagcagcaattttttttcaccgtttttaatttggatttttttttgttttgttttgttaaaaaaaaagcttttttctttCGCGACCTAGCGGATAACTCTGCCGGCATGCCTAACTAGTTGTGGGCTGGACATTATGGGATGCATCGTCATGGCAACAGACCAGACGTCACAATCTGGGCATGTGTGTTCCAttcgccccccccacccccttcttcttatgtgtgtgtgtgtgcgtgattcttttttttccagactggcagcccattttttttttgtgtgtgtgtgtacttttttttaaattattttttttgttttttttgcttcgagAGACCCATGAGCGGATCATCATCACATGTGAATGTTCTTGTTTTGTCATCACAGAGCTGCGGATTTAGCGGCGGCTGACGAgaagaggaagagaaggaggaggaggaggaggaggaggaggaggaggagagcggCGTGCCGAGGGTTAACTTTCACTATTGTCAGCAGCCTAAAAGGGGGCtttttggaggaggaggagggggcgaTGAGATCAAGATGCCCGGGTCGCTGAGCAATGAAGACGAGGCGCAGGACGACATGGATTTTGACGACGAGATGCCAggtgaggagggagggagggagggagggagggagggagggggcgaGCGGAGGAGTGTCCTTCGGTTTATTTTGCGACGCTTTGAATGCCGGGCCAAAAGAGAAAGGGCTTGTCCGGGGGAAGAGgagggcgaggaggaggaggaggaggagaggaggaggaggaggagggatgggctgcaaaaaaaaaaaaaaaaaaatcaaaaaataagcACAGTCATGCTGTTATGTGTCTTTTCAAAAGGGGGAGGTAGAAGAAAGTGGGGTCATTGTTGCATGATGGAAATatggagagaggaaaaaaataacagctgCTTGCATGCTTTGGAAAGCGAGAGCGCGACCGAGATGTAACGCATTAGCCCCCCTAAAGTTTGGCaactcccccccctcccccccccaaccccgtcCTCGCGTGGCCGTCGACGACGCATGTGGACATGTGTTGTCAATGCCGAGCACGGCTTTTTCGTGGCGCGCGGGGAGGAGACGCGGGGGCGGGTGGGCTCGAAAGTTGACTGCAAAGGGTGGGCTCGGAGCGAGACGGCGAAGCGGAGGAATCCAGCAAATGCAACTTGAGCAAGGACGACGCAATTCAGTTCGGTTCCGTTAGACGATTCAGCACAAaagagcaatattttttttaggaattatTGGTTTAATTTAATCCGGTATTTTATTCATTGggtcgactttttttttacactttgtcCATTTgaggaatgtttttttattttactcattttatATATTATCCTTGCGCTACAACTTATTTCTTTTTCCGTCCTTTTATTCAGTTATTATTGTCAATATCATTCCACTTTATCATTATGAttcattattacattttcaGCTTCTTctaaaattatgaaatatattAAATTGAGTTTTAGCTTATTTACTGTATTAATTGCCCAGTTgtgttatttttgtattgtatcttgtattttcctttcacttttgagaattattttcattttgatgtgatggattttatgttatgttatacaattttcagaattatttttctttttgttggacctaatattttttaaaaagttttattttttttacatcacccattattttatttattggatttgttttttgtttttattttaagcaattgcagattgtttttttaaatgaaattcctTTCCAGCTGCTGTATTagtatttttacattacataaTTTGTTTCTCGTCATTTTATCCAATGCAATTCTGAGATGCATTTTTGAgggtttttaaaaatttatattaCAACTTGCATTAAtgtatttaatgttttatttgtattttacagtaattcttaattatatttttaatatttattaactTAATGAAATTCAGAGTCATGTGTTCATTTTAAACCCTTTGTGTTAACAAAGTGCAGAATTTAACAAATGTCAAgttgacaaaacaaataaaaagaagtCAGCAGCCCCCCGATCAAGCGGCGAATCTTAGCAGTGTCAGTTTAATATTAAACGTAATAAACGGCCTGCGGTGCATAATTCCACGTCCCAACATAACTGAGAAGCCAAATATTTGGTCTCTTGACGCTCGCTGAACTGAACTCCACCAGAATCGCACGGGACATGCGAGTTGTCCTCCATGAggcttttactttttaatttcacCTCACAAACCAACCGGCCACGTATTTTGCAATTAATGgttgttttctttccttccatCTTGAGATATGAAAGGTTGTCGAGcacaaaacccccccccccccccccccccccaattggaAACGTGTCTATTTTTGGCTCGTCTCTATGAAAGTTGACACCATTTTATCCAGCTGCCTGTGCTGCATTGGCATTCAGTCTCCTCCTCCTGATAGACGCATTACGAACGTCGCCATTTGTAGTTCCGGCAGATTGCTGCGTCATTCTAAATCCATTGCAAAACCAAACGCGCAGGCCAACGTTAGCGGTTGCGTCGGTAGTACAGCGTACTGTATTCCATAGTGTCCTTTTTACATATTCTTGCTGCCCTGAGTCTCCCCTTGGATAAAATTTGCCTCCTTGCCAACagacacatgaaaaaaatgatgctaacgttagcttaCCTTGTTGCTGCAGTGTTATACGTAAAAGTCTGTTTATATTTCTGGCCTAAAGGTGAACACACATTTTTCACTACATTGTATGAGAGGATTTCAGTGTGATGTGTGAGAGCAGTGGTTTCACTAGTGAATGATAGCGGGGAGAAACATTCAATCATAAGTATGAAAGGTATTTATGTGTGCGTATGAGAGCGTTTCActagcatgtgtgtgtgtcagtgtgggGCAATCTTTAGAGTAGTGACAATGAGAGCATTCCAGTAAGTGTGAGATTTTTCTGAATTGTGTTTCAGGGTGTGTCAGTAGTGGATGTGAGAGCATTTTCATGAGTGTGTATGAGAGTGTTTCACTAGCATGTGCGTTTCAATGTGGAGCAATCATAGAGTAGTGTCCATGAGAACATATCAGTTACGTGTGAGAGTTTTACTGTATTGTGTTTCAGGGTATTTCAGTAGTGTCTGCGAGTGCATTTCATGTGTGTAAATGAGATTGTTTCACTAGCATGTGCGTTTCAGTGTGGAGCAATCTTAGAGTAGTGGCCATGAGAGTATTTCAGTTATGTGTGAGAGTTTTACTGTATTGTGTTTCAGTAGTGCCTGTGAGCGGATTTCATGAGTTTGTATGAGAGTGTTTCACTAGCATGTGCGTTTCAGTGTGGAGCATTCTTAAGAGTAGTGCCCATGAGAGCATATCAATTCACTGTGAGAGTTTTACTGTATTGTGTTTCAGGGTGTTTCAATTGTGTATGTGAGCGCATTTCATGAGTGTGTATGAGAGTGTTTCAGTAGTACCCGGAGAGAGTTTGAGTTGTGTTTATGAAAGGATTTCACTAGTGCATATGACGGCGTTGGTTTTGTGTGCGATGTAACTTTTCAAGCAGTATGCAGTCTGATATCATTTCAGTAatgtgtgagagcatttcagtatTGAATGAGAGTGTTACATTTGTGTACATGAGAGCTTTTCTCCAATGTTCGTAACTTCCACAAAAGCGTTTTGCGACCTGGCGGCAAAAAGAAAACCGTGACCCCAGGGCGACAACAGTTCAGactcattcttttattttgtcgGGAAAATGTAGGCCCAATTCCGAACGGTTTATTTATGATTTGGTCAAGATTTTCCGCGCGGGGGGCCAAGCGTCTCCGCCGCGGCGGTCGTCATTAATCTGGCCTCGCGCGTGCCTGCAGCCAGGAAGGTCAAAAGCGAGTCTGTCGTCTGTCCTCGCTGTACGAGGCTCGTTATCCCGGCGGAGCCGCGGTCCCGCGACAAATAACGACCCGCCGCCGACCTTCACCTTCCCCCCCGCCGTGCCGCCGTCTCGTCCCATCTTATCGCGACGCGACGCTCTCAGCCGGCAGGAAGACATTGTCGTCCCCCGCCCCCCGGCCTCCAAAGGGACGTCACGGGCCGTTTAGCGGCGCGGAGGGCGGGGGGTGCGAACGCGAGGCAGGTGTTTTACGGCGGCGAATTACCGCTTCTGCTGTCACGCTACGTGTGAGAGGCTGTGATTTGTATGAGGGGCCGTCAGGGACGTCGTTCGGGATTCTCTCTCGCACACTCCACTAAAATGCTCCCGTACGTACTGCTGAAACATGCTAACTGAAACAATTCAGTAAATTACATGAGTGTATTTCAGTATTATACCTGTGAGAATTTCAGTAATGTGTGAGAGTGCATCAATGTGGTTGTGTAAAAGTGTTTCAGTAATAACTGAGAGTTTTTCAGTTGTCTATGTGGAAATACTTCAGTAACTGAATGTTTCAGTAgtgtgtgagagcatttcagttGTGAGTATTTCAGTATTTTATATGAGAGCATTtgctt
This portion of the Syngnathoides biaculeatus isolate LvHL_M chromosome 10, ASM1980259v1, whole genome shotgun sequence genome encodes:
- the LOC133507210 gene encoding large ribosomal subunit protein eL22-like translates to MYLKSCATSLSSFSLNVSAMAPIKKHVVVKKPGGKRKKQVLKFTLDCTHPVEDGIMDASNFERFLQERIKVNGKAGSLGGGVVSIERSKSKIAVNSEVPFSKRYLKYLTKKYLKKNNLRDWLRVVANTKESYELRYFQINQDDEEEEED